In Lentilitoribacter sp. Alg239-R112, the following proteins share a genomic window:
- a CDS encoding FCD domain-containing protein: MRRASDDLVAEIEGRIASGQFENNRPLPAERDLMEEFNMSRTVVREAISTLANRGLIESRPRYRPIVKKPDYGTVLTATGKIITHLLDEPGGVANLYKSREFVERGLVRHAALHATKDDIANLKAALNANQAAINDTPTFFETDMQFHGVLYQIMDNPIFSTIHKGYISWLAPNWGRMKRPADHNQVNYDAHRKIYEAILERDPTQAENALSEHLSVAWVLVKDTLEARQAND; this comes from the coding sequence ATGCGAAGAGCATCAGATGATCTAGTAGCTGAGATAGAGGGACGAATTGCCTCCGGACAATTTGAGAATAATAGACCTTTGCCAGCGGAAAGAGATCTGATGGAAGAGTTTAACATGAGTAGAACTGTTGTGCGTGAGGCAATTTCGACATTAGCAAATCGTGGTCTTATAGAATCGAGACCCCGATATCGACCGATCGTTAAGAAACCTGATTATGGCACGGTTCTTACTGCAACCGGAAAGATCATTACACATCTTTTAGATGAACCTGGTGGCGTTGCAAACTTATATAAAAGCCGGGAATTTGTCGAGAGAGGATTAGTTCGTCACGCGGCGCTTCATGCTACAAAAGATGATATTGCCAATTTAAAAGCTGCGCTTAATGCTAATCAGGCAGCAATTAATGATACACCGACTTTTTTTGAAACTGATATGCAGTTTCACGGGGTTTTATATCAGATTATGGATAATCCGATATTTTCGACAATTCACAAAGGTTATATTTCATGGTTGGCACCGAACTGGGGCAGAATGAAAAGACCTGCTGATCATAATCAAGTTAACTATGACGCACATAGAAAGATTTATGAAGCTATTTTAGAGCGCGACCCCACTCAGGCAGAGAATGCTTTAAGTGAGCATCTTTCTGTGGCATGGGTTCTTGTTAAAGATACGTTGGAGGCCAGACAGGCTAACGACTGA
- a CDS encoding response regulator transcription factor codes for MRILLIEDNEELGLGIMKLLGKTYAIDQANNGEYAISSILVQDYDLVILDLGLPDMDGLDVLKEIRSNRKSTPVLILTARGALDDRISGLDLGADDYMTKPFEIDELQARVRALLRRVSMEKTSLLEFGAINLDVRSNVVLSGSEPIEMTPREIMVLQALMMASGRLLSKSQLLESITNFEEDVSENAIEQYVSRVRKKLAPHGVTIHAARGLGYHLRELN; via the coding sequence ATGCGAATTTTACTAATTGAAGACAATGAAGAGCTCGGCTTGGGGATTATGAAACTCCTTGGGAAAACTTATGCAATAGATCAAGCGAACAATGGCGAATATGCCATTTCTTCAATCCTCGTGCAGGATTATGATTTAGTTATCCTGGATCTTGGCCTACCCGATATGGATGGTCTGGACGTTCTGAAGGAAATTCGCAGCAATCGAAAATCCACACCTGTTCTAATTCTGACGGCCAGAGGCGCGCTCGATGACCGAATCTCGGGACTGGATTTAGGGGCGGATGATTATATGACAAAGCCCTTTGAAATCGACGAATTGCAAGCGCGCGTGCGGGCTCTTCTTCGCCGGGTATCAATGGAGAAAACATCTCTTTTAGAGTTTGGCGCAATCAATCTGGATGTCCGATCCAATGTCGTATTGTCCGGATCTGAACCAATAGAGATGACACCGAGGGAGATCATGGTCCTGCAGGCGCTCATGATGGCAAGCGGTCGTTTGCTATCCAAATCGCAACTACTCGAGAGCATCACAAATTTCGAAGAAGATGTCAGTGAAAATGCGATTGAACAATATGTCAGCCGCGTACGCAAAAAACTTGCACCTCACGGTGTGACCATTCATGCAGCACGAGGTTTGGGCTATCATTTGAGAGAGTTAAATTGA
- a CDS encoding sensor histidine kinase yields the protein MNRPNISPDTENQTYSIRTRLLLWLLGPLIIIGFVALLDGYREARTTADKVSDRVLSGSALAIAERVFVNENGDLEVDIPYVALQMLTSSEDDRVFYKVENGSGEFITGYRNLNIPDLDNRSADEITFTDGRFRDVAIRIATYKAAASSNTKSLGFTVAVAETTNARNAIAEDLLISSAIRVSALIFAAAILVWFAVTRSLIPLLKLEAAVERRSPEDIRPIEHKVPKEVSGLVVTINDLVARFANSIRALKNFTSNASHQFRTPLAIIKTHLEIASREENPDARKKAIADAQIAVGDAERLMSQMLLLARIDASSKREMQSQTCNLTSITKKVCEDTVLQLSNSNRLDVDLGYTGKDDLQIIGDKTLIQEVVRNLIDNAMKHGGANVQIDVSVTRSEKHIALEISDDGPQFEMPSFEKTAAMQVKNERKRNSNGFGLSIVKDILDLFDAKLVYQACSLGQGKTIKVIFMKI from the coding sequence TTGAACAGGCCCAACATAAGTCCCGACACCGAAAATCAGACCTACTCAATTCGCACAAGATTGCTGTTATGGTTGCTTGGGCCACTTATTATAATTGGGTTTGTTGCACTACTTGATGGCTATCGGGAGGCACGAACCACTGCAGACAAAGTTTCAGATCGCGTTCTTTCTGGGTCAGCGCTCGCAATTGCAGAGCGCGTTTTTGTCAATGAAAATGGTGATCTGGAAGTTGACATCCCCTACGTCGCACTTCAAATGCTAACGTCATCAGAGGATGATCGTGTATTTTATAAAGTTGAAAACGGTTCAGGTGAATTCATCACAGGTTATCGAAACCTCAATATCCCAGACCTAGACAACAGATCTGCGGATGAGATAACCTTCACTGACGGGCGATTTCGCGATGTAGCAATACGAATAGCGACCTATAAAGCAGCAGCATCTTCTAACACAAAATCTCTAGGTTTTACTGTAGCCGTGGCGGAAACCACAAATGCGCGAAATGCGATTGCGGAGGACTTGCTAATAAGTTCCGCCATTCGAGTGTCGGCGCTCATTTTTGCAGCAGCTATTCTCGTCTGGTTTGCAGTAACGCGATCCCTGATACCTCTGCTTAAACTAGAAGCAGCCGTAGAACGTAGAAGCCCAGAAGATATCCGTCCTATTGAACATAAAGTGCCAAAAGAAGTATCTGGGTTAGTTGTCACGATTAATGATCTTGTTGCAAGGTTTGCAAACTCTATTCGAGCCTTAAAGAACTTTACGTCCAATGCAAGCCATCAGTTCCGCACACCATTAGCAATCATAAAAACTCATCTGGAAATTGCTTCTCGCGAAGAAAACCCCGACGCTCGAAAGAAAGCAATAGCAGATGCTCAAATTGCAGTTGGAGACGCCGAGCGCCTTATGTCTCAGATGCTTCTTCTGGCTCGTATCGATGCCTCCTCAAAAAGAGAAATGCAAAGTCAAACTTGCAACCTGACATCCATCACCAAAAAAGTATGCGAAGACACGGTTTTACAACTCTCAAATAGCAACAGACTTGATGTCGACCTAGGATATACAGGCAAGGATGATCTTCAAATCATCGGCGATAAAACGCTCATTCAGGAAGTCGTGCGCAACCTTATAGACAATGCAATGAAGCATGGAGGAGCCAATGTGCAAATCGACGTCTCTGTGACAAGATCTGAAAAGCATATAGCACTAGAAATCTCTGACGATGGTCCTCAGTTTGAAATGCCTAGTTTTGAAAAAACCGCGGCAATGCAAGTTAAAAACGAGAGAAAGAGAAACTCCAATGGCTTTGGACTTTCCATTGTGAAAGACATTTTGGACTTATTCGATGCAAAGCTCGTTTATCAGGCCTGTTCTCTTGGACAGGGAAAAACAATCAAAGTAATCTTTATGAAAATCTGA
- a CDS encoding tripartite tricarboxylate transporter permease gives MLDGILIGLETAFTLQNIGFVIMGCLVGTFIGMLPGLGPMSAIALMIPIAASLEPSAGIILMAAVYYGAIFGGSTSSILINAPGVASTVATSFDGYPMAKKGMAGKALAIAAYSSFSGGVIAALLLLVSAPYLASVSLSFQSTDYFALMVLGLSAVAAFAGKGEVLKALLMTIFGLMLSTVGTDQTVGVPRFTLGMIDLVDGISFLLLVMATFALSEALMAIIKKVDESKREEERKAAAELGSMAVSKDEVKEMVPVIGRSSVLGFLIGVLPGAGATIASFLAYGTEQRIAGAEKGKLFGKGSVRGLSAPETANNAAATGSFVPLLTLGIPGSGTTAIMLGALIGYGIQPGPRLYIDQPDVFWAVIVSMWLGNIILLVLNLPLIPYIARVLAIPAKFLLPLILFFSLIGVYFVSFNTFDIQLMVLFGLAATVLRLLSFSLAPMILGFILGGMMEENLRRALLINNDSWSFLWERPLTFTILAIAVACLFVPMLSPLFAKMRRNTKDAPSAD, from the coding sequence ATGCTAGACGGTATTCTAATTGGTTTAGAAACGGCCTTTACGCTGCAAAATATTGGGTTCGTTATCATGGGCTGCCTTGTGGGCACGTTCATTGGTATGCTCCCGGGCCTTGGTCCAATGTCGGCCATTGCGCTGATGATCCCAATTGCGGCAAGTCTTGAACCTTCGGCCGGCATCATCCTGATGGCTGCGGTTTATTATGGTGCTATTTTTGGTGGCTCAACATCATCAATCCTAATCAACGCACCTGGAGTGGCATCAACAGTGGCAACTTCATTTGATGGTTACCCGATGGCAAAGAAAGGGATGGCGGGTAAGGCTTTAGCTATTGCTGCTTACTCATCTTTCTCAGGCGGTGTTATTGCCGCATTATTACTTCTTGTTTCCGCACCATACTTGGCCTCTGTTTCCTTATCATTTCAATCAACTGATTATTTTGCATTGATGGTACTTGGCCTATCGGCGGTCGCTGCCTTTGCCGGAAAGGGTGAGGTTCTCAAAGCGCTCTTGATGACAATATTCGGGCTCATGTTATCAACCGTTGGGACAGACCAAACTGTCGGCGTACCGCGTTTTACGCTGGGGATGATTGATCTTGTTGACGGGATTTCATTTCTCCTTCTTGTAATGGCGACCTTTGCCTTGTCAGAAGCGTTGATGGCGATCATCAAGAAAGTGGATGAAAGTAAGCGCGAAGAAGAGCGCAAAGCTGCTGCTGAATTGGGGTCTATGGCCGTAAGTAAGGACGAAGTGAAAGAAATGGTGCCGGTTATTGGCCGCTCTTCCGTTCTTGGTTTCTTGATTGGTGTTTTACCTGGTGCCGGGGCTACGATTGCGAGTTTCCTTGCTTATGGTACCGAACAACGTATTGCAGGTGCTGAAAAGGGTAAGCTGTTTGGCAAGGGATCTGTGCGTGGATTATCTGCTCCGGAAACCGCGAATAATGCAGCTGCGACAGGTTCATTTGTGCCGTTGCTTACACTTGGCATTCCGGGGTCTGGGACCACTGCCATCATGCTTGGCGCATTAATAGGTTATGGAATTCAACCTGGGCCGCGACTGTACATCGATCAGCCAGATGTATTCTGGGCTGTGATTGTGTCGATGTGGCTGGGCAATATTATTCTGCTTGTTCTTAACTTGCCATTGATACCATATATTGCGCGCGTTCTGGCTATTCCGGCAAAGTTCCTGCTGCCGTTGATCTTGTTTTTTTCGCTAATTGGCGTTTATTTCGTCTCCTTTAATACGTTTGATATTCAATTGATGGTGTTGTTTGGCTTAGCTGCAACGGTTCTACGGTTGCTTTCTTTCTCGCTTGCCCCAATGATTCTGGGCTTCATTTTGGGCGGGATGATGGAAGAGAACTTGCGACGCGCATTGTTGATTAACAATGATTCATGGTCATTTCTTTGGGAACGTCCGTTGACGTTCACTATTTTGGCAATCGCTGTAGCTTGTCTTTTTGTGCCAATGCTATCGCCATTGTTTGCGAAGATGAGGCGTAATACGAAGGATGCACCAAGTGCGGACTAA
- a CDS encoding ABC transporter substrate-binding protein, with protein sequence MHIKPMRKILIFLFSCFFSIHAHDIAHGQSIFPAKSDQNSSILTIYSSLEEVLAEPLIAVFQEQNPDIEIQYYDLQTLDIYERVIQESDGGQNTADLVISSAMDLQVKLVNDGYALAIRPTDPQWPSWAKWQDSAFGLTFEPSVIVYNKTKFKTSKPPANRSELALLLKDQNSDLFGQIGTYDIERSGLGFLFLARDIEHDRDIWSLVNAMGASGVKLYPSSASILERVSDGKLSLGYNILGSYAQSWAATNPDLGIILPEDFTVVMTRIALVPKAAENPELSAQFLRFLMSEKGQRIMAEDLELAAVHPAIKGDNTASAFREKFGTRLRPISIGPGLVAYLDQVKRARFFERWNRALRGE encoded by the coding sequence ATGCACATTAAACCTATGCGTAAGATCCTAATATTTCTATTTTCATGTTTTTTCTCAATTCATGCCCATGATATTGCTCACGGTCAATCGATTTTTCCAGCAAAAAGTGATCAAAATAGTTCGATCTTGACCATTTATTCATCGCTGGAAGAGGTTTTGGCTGAGCCTCTAATCGCTGTTTTCCAAGAACAAAATCCAGACATAGAAATTCAATATTACGACCTTCAAACATTAGATATTTATGAACGAGTAATACAAGAAAGTGATGGCGGTCAAAACACAGCCGACCTTGTTATTTCCTCAGCTATGGATTTGCAGGTCAAGCTAGTCAACGACGGGTATGCTCTTGCTATTCGCCCAACGGACCCACAATGGCCAAGTTGGGCTAAATGGCAAGATAGTGCCTTTGGATTAACGTTTGAGCCATCTGTTATTGTTTACAACAAAACAAAATTTAAGACGTCAAAACCGCCCGCCAATCGGTCGGAGCTTGCATTGCTTTTGAAGGACCAAAATTCTGATTTGTTTGGCCAAATAGGCACATATGACATTGAGCGGTCAGGTCTTGGTTTCTTGTTTTTAGCAAGAGATATCGAGCATGACAGGGATATATGGTCACTTGTAAATGCCATGGGCGCATCTGGTGTTAAACTATATCCAAGTTCTGCTTCTATACTCGAGCGTGTATCTGATGGTAAATTGTCTTTGGGATACAATATTTTAGGCTCCTATGCCCAGTCGTGGGCAGCTACCAATCCTGATTTGGGCATAATTTTGCCAGAAGATTTTACCGTTGTGATGACGCGCATAGCACTCGTACCAAAGGCAGCTGAAAATCCAGAGTTAAGTGCGCAATTTTTGCGTTTTCTTATGTCTGAAAAAGGCCAGAGAATAATGGCGGAGGATCTGGAGCTAGCAGCAGTTCATCCAGCCATTAAGGGGGATAATACCGCATCGGCTTTTAGAGAAAAGTTTGGTACAAGATTAAGACCGATCTCCATTGGACCTGGTTTGGTTGCTTATCTTGACCAAGTAAAACGAGCCCGGTTTTTTGAACGCTGGAACAGGGCGCTTCGCGGAGAATAG
- a CDS encoding NAD(P)-dependent oxidoreductase, whose protein sequence is MKKIGVIGMGDMGSGIAKNLISNGYETWGFDLKPERMQAFSKMGGYAASDVSEVGSNADVIFVMVMTGAQAKSVIYGKDGFIHKMNGQGAIILTATIKPKEAREIGEAIEHLGVKLIDSPVSGGFPGAQGGTLTMMAAAPNDVLDEFAPVMEAVSANIHRVGSRAGDGQTVKACLQSLIGAQFSATFEAAALAAKAGVPGQVILDVFSTSSAGCGVVNNALEKIIDRQFEGTGSHINTMHKDLTISMNLGEELGVPLHTAAAAMQIFHAGKSKFPDGDNWICTKVIEDIVGAELHRMEARSK, encoded by the coding sequence ATGAAAAAAATTGGTGTCATAGGCATGGGCGACATGGGGTCGGGCATTGCCAAAAATCTTATTAGTAATGGGTATGAGACTTGGGGTTTTGATCTGAAACCAGAACGAATGCAAGCCTTCTCAAAAATGGGTGGTTATGCTGCATCGGATGTTTCTGAAGTGGGGTCCAATGCAGATGTAATTTTTGTCATGGTTATGACCGGTGCCCAGGCGAAATCAGTTATTTATGGCAAAGATGGATTCATTCATAAGATGAATGGTCAAGGTGCCATTATTTTAACTGCAACAATCAAGCCTAAGGAAGCGCGCGAGATTGGTGAAGCGATAGAACATCTAGGTGTTAAGTTGATAGATAGTCCTGTATCCGGTGGATTTCCGGGCGCGCAAGGCGGAACACTTACTATGATGGCAGCAGCACCCAATGATGTTCTTGATGAATTTGCGCCTGTTATGGAAGCGGTATCCGCCAATATTCACCGCGTGGGCTCACGGGCCGGAGATGGGCAAACGGTTAAAGCGTGTCTTCAATCGCTCATAGGGGCTCAATTTTCTGCCACGTTTGAAGCCGCAGCTCTCGCTGCGAAGGCCGGCGTTCCTGGGCAAGTTATTCTTGATGTATTCTCAACGTCATCCGCCGGCTGCGGTGTGGTAAATAATGCGCTTGAAAAAATTATCGATCGGCAATTTGAAGGTACAGGCAGTCACATCAATACAATGCACAAAGATCTGACAATATCGATGAATTTGGGTGAAGAGCTGGGTGTTCCATTGCACACGGCTGCGGCGGCGATGCAGATATTTCATGCGGGGAAATCCAAATTTCCAGACGGTGATAATTGGATCTGTACGAAAGTAATCGAAGATATTGTTGGTGCTGAACTACATCGTATGGAGGCCAGATCAAAATGA
- a CDS encoding TIM barrel protein, translating to MKLGVICDGISRDLKHAIDVMDEFDLEYAELQFVDDKEVGDHTADEIRDIDLLLRDCGKPVSCLSRHIFAGMTSANKPGDDLHTKHMDALKRVIEMAHIVDSPLVRIMTQKKEQILWGKNGAEKWNVAHGAWDSMPPLIAPAVELAKREGVVLAVETGNGTMVNSNYTARKLIDDLDAKDTLKVLWDPANNCWCHELAYPDGYNEVSNGYLGHVHIKDVQVDTPRATLEVRKMGEGQLANHFQPIAEALQRDQYDGVVSFESVYHPGNGDFEAGFKQCIAEFKRIFG from the coding sequence ATGAAACTAGGAGTGATTTGTGACGGCATCAGCCGTGATCTTAAGCATGCTATCGATGTGATGGATGAATTTGACCTTGAATATGCAGAACTTCAATTTGTCGACGATAAGGAAGTTGGCGATCATACCGCGGATGAAATCCGCGATATTGATTTGTTGTTGCGTGACTGCGGTAAGCCTGTTTCTTGTCTTTCGCGACATATTTTTGCAGGTATGACATCGGCGAATAAGCCGGGTGATGATTTGCACACTAAACATATGGACGCCCTCAAACGAGTTATTGAAATGGCTCATATAGTAGACTCGCCTCTTGTTCGAATAATGACACAAAAGAAGGAACAAATCCTTTGGGGCAAGAACGGAGCAGAAAAGTGGAACGTCGCCCATGGGGCTTGGGATAGTATGCCGCCTCTAATTGCACCTGCGGTGGAGCTTGCCAAACGGGAAGGTGTTGTCCTCGCCGTTGAGACCGGCAATGGGACAATGGTGAATTCCAACTATACGGCACGTAAATTGATCGACGACCTTGATGCAAAAGACACGTTAAAGGTTCTTTGGGATCCGGCAAATAATTGCTGGTGTCATGAATTAGCTTATCCAGATGGATATAATGAAGTTAGTAATGGTTATCTAGGTCATGTCCACATCAAGGATGTTCAGGTTGATACACCGCGTGCAACATTGGAAGTTCGCAAAATGGGCGAGGGGCAATTGGCAAACCATTTTCAACCAATTGCAGAGGCTCTTCAGCGTGATCAGTATGATGGTGTTGTTTCATTCGAAAGTGTTTACCATCCCGGCAATGGTGACTTTGAAGCTGGTTTCAAGCAGTGCATCGCTGAGTTTAAACGGATCTTTGGATAG
- a CDS encoding tripartite tricarboxylate transporter TctB family protein, which produces MFFTKDRIGGMLLLAFCIFYFLKIGDIRLLPFQAGQAFTPRTIPQALAYLGMALSVAIIVFPSNTERFTLKNLNWPLGLAFLILMSIYGLTVRPLGFLLSTSLFLMIGFTMLGERNVLKLVLVAVPLVVSFWVLMNYGLSVFIEPFPFFLRG; this is translated from the coding sequence ATGTTCTTTACAAAAGACCGCATAGGCGGCATGCTACTTTTGGCATTTTGCATCTTCTACTTTTTGAAAATTGGCGACATTCGCTTACTTCCCTTTCAAGCGGGGCAAGCTTTTACGCCGCGTACAATACCGCAGGCATTGGCCTATTTAGGTATGGCACTGTCCGTCGCGATCATCGTATTCCCGTCCAATACTGAGCGTTTTACTCTTAAGAATTTGAACTGGCCGTTGGGGCTAGCATTTCTTATCTTGATGTCAATCTACGGCTTAACTGTTCGCCCATTGGGTTTTCTTCTGTCAACATCGTTATTTCTAATGATTGGTTTTACAATGTTGGGTGAACGTAACGTGCTTAAGTTAGTTCTTGTGGCTGTTCCGCTCGTTGTTAGTTTTTGGGTCTTGATGAACTATGGTTTGAGTGTGTTTATCGAACCATTTCCATTCTTTTTAAGAGGTTAA
- a CDS encoding tripartite tricarboxylate transporter substrate-binding protein → MLNTLKIALAASAVAFGAMGVAHADGHKKVDTIKFLIPGGAGGGWDGTARGTGEALTKSGLVGNATYENMSGGGGGKAIAHIIETKDQDTLMVNSTPIVIRSLTKVFPQSFRDLTPIAGTIGDYGAMVVNKDSTLNSFGDLVAAYNADSTNVAVGGGSVAGGMDHLIAALVMKNAGADATKVKYIPYDAGGKAMAGLLSGEIKALATGFGEAIELARQGEVKILCVTSEARVAAMDTVPTCDEAGSKGTSFVNWRGFFGAPGLSDEKKAEYIAALKEMYSTDEWATVRDRNGWVDIFNADADFVNFLEGQEEQIGGLMKELGFL, encoded by the coding sequence ATGTTAAATACACTTAAAATCGCACTTGCTGCGAGTGCTGTTGCGTTTGGCGCAATGGGAGTTGCTCACGCTGATGGCCATAAAAAAGTCGATACTATCAAATTCTTGATCCCTGGCGGTGCTGGTGGTGGTTGGGATGGTACAGCTCGCGGAACTGGCGAAGCTTTGACAAAATCTGGCCTTGTTGGCAACGCAACATATGAAAATATGTCTGGCGGCGGCGGCGGTAAAGCAATTGCTCACATTATTGAAACCAAAGATCAAGACACATTGATGGTAAATTCGACACCGATCGTCATTCGTTCTTTGACAAAAGTGTTTCCGCAATCTTTTCGTGATCTAACGCCAATCGCCGGTACAATTGGTGATTATGGTGCGATGGTTGTGAACAAGGATTCTACTTTGAATTCTTTTGGTGATCTCGTTGCAGCCTATAATGCTGATTCAACAAATGTTGCTGTTGGTGGCGGTTCTGTTGCAGGTGGTATGGATCACTTGATTGCGGCTCTCGTTATGAAAAATGCTGGCGCTGATGCGACGAAAGTCAAATACATTCCATATGATGCTGGCGGTAAAGCTATGGCTGGCCTTCTTTCAGGCGAGATCAAAGCTCTTGCGACTGGTTTTGGTGAGGCTATTGAATTGGCACGCCAAGGTGAAGTTAAAATCCTTTGCGTAACATCAGAAGCACGCGTTGCTGCAATGGATACTGTTCCAACATGTGATGAAGCAGGTTCAAAAGGAACTAGCTTTGTGAACTGGCGTGGTTTCTTTGGGGCTCCCGGTCTTTCAGATGAGAAAAAGGCTGAGTATATTGCAGCTTTGAAAGAAATGTATTCAACCGATGAATGGGCAACTGTTCGTGACCGCAATGGCTGGGTTGATATCTTCAACGCAGATGCTGACTTTGTGAATTTCTTGGAAGGTCAAGAAGAGCAAATTGGTGGTCTTATGAAAGAGCTTGGCTTCCTCTAG